In Colletotrichum lupini chromosome 6, complete sequence, a single window of DNA contains:
- a CDS encoding alpha/beta hydrolase fold — MPYFSRNPSFNLFYLDEGPRTASHTVLLITGLSCEMHDWSWQVPFLLSHNLRVISIDSRGQGKSSAPAPDPKIRTWPGVEKSADREVIDYYPQSTAEDMLAMLSHLGITKNLIVISHSLGEAAGYYIATTRPDLVKASIGVDPIHAFPNAVRERDTYLFNDPEAQDKIISTLIEFFGTYCYSPECPAWQKTWHLRRMAQFDKAVMYALCWGGWGDAHSLGRQENAVKAFAGKLKCPRLTLGSNDWYVGTDRDHLPKGDEALDEIVVIEGKGHWFHQLESEEFNGHLERWFQKIGVLPAVEAGTA; from the coding sequence ATGCCCTACTTCTCCCGAAACCCCTCCTTCAACCTCTTCTACCTAGACGAAGGCCCCCGCACGGCATCCCACACAGTCCTCCTCATCACAGGCCTCTCGTGCGAAATGCACGACTGGTCCTGGCAGGTCCCCTTCCTCCTATCCCACAACCTCCGCGTAATCTCCATCGACAGCCGCGGTCAGGGCAAATCCTCCGCCCCGGCGCCGGACCCCAAAATCCGCACCTGGCCCGGCGTCGAGAAATCTGCCGACAGGGAGGTGATAGACTACTACCCGCAATCCACAGCCGAAGACATGCTCGCCATGCTATCACACCTGGGCATCACCAAGAACCTCATTGTCATCTCGCATTCCCTAGGTGAAGCGGCAGGGTACTACATTGCCACCACTCGTCCGGACCTCGTGAAAGCATCCATCGGCGTAGACCCAATTCACGCGTTCCCCAACGCCGTCCGCGAACGCGACACCTACCTCTTCAACGACCCCGAAGCCCAGGACAAGATCATTTCGACTCTCATCGAATTCTTCGGCACATACTGCTACTCCCCGGAATGTCCAGCCTGGCAAAAGACGTGGCACCTCCGCCGCATGGCACAGTTCGACAAGGCCGTCATGTACGCCCTGTGCTGGGGCGGCTGGGGAGACGCGCATAGCCTGGGCAGGCAAGAGAACGCAGTCAAGGCCTTTGCGGGAAAGCTCAAGTGCCCGCGCCTAACGCTGGGTTCGAACGATTGGTATGTTGGTACTGACCGTGATCATCTGCCGAAGGGCGATGAGGCGCTAGATGAGATTGTGGTTATCGAGGGCAAGGGCCACTGGTTTCACCAGCTCGAGAGCGAGGAGTTTAATGGGCATTTAGAGAGGTGGTTTCAAAAGATCGGCGTGCTCCCGGCGGTAGAAGCTGGCACGGCGTGA